In Methylacidiphilum infernorum V4, a single window of DNA contains:
- a CDS encoding M14 family metallopeptidase, which translates to MTVPFHDPEWVHKKMIQISKELGWKRKLLCTVAKKFPVEAFYSHPGRNPPSTPHIYLSAGIHGDEPAGVLALIYWLENFRSFFYPYRFSLIPVINPWGLKQNSRLNEQGIDLNRAFQNTNLSPIKEIRSFLETQGPFDLSLLLHEDYDAHGVYLYETPANLKLGKKILDEVSKICLIENRPKIEGRKHNGGVLSRPLRKNRFEKMGYPEAVYLYFQLQCKKIYTIETPSEWDIEKRIQAHFTAINTALSLLSREKQLFLENASTDSPKNTIQD; encoded by the coding sequence ATGATCCAGATTAGCAAGGAGCTAGGATGGAAGAGAAAACTCCTGTGCACTGTTGCCAAAAAGTTCCCCGTAGAAGCTTTTTATTCTCATCCCGGCCGCAATCCTCCATCTACTCCGCACATTTACTTGTCTGCAGGCATACACGGAGATGAACCGGCGGGAGTCCTGGCCCTTATTTATTGGTTAGAAAATTTCCGCTCTTTTTTTTATCCTTACCGTTTCTCCCTTATTCCCGTGATCAACCCTTGGGGATTGAAACAAAACAGTCGACTCAACGAACAGGGCATCGATCTGAATAGAGCATTCCAAAATACGAATCTTTCTCCTATTAAAGAAATCCGGTCCTTTCTCGAAACTCAAGGACCTTTTGATCTCTCCTTGCTCCTTCACGAAGACTATGACGCCCATGGAGTTTATCTTTACGAAACCCCGGCCAACCTCAAGCTGGGTAAAAAAATCTTGGATGAAGTTTCAAAAATTTGCCTCATAGAGAATCGCCCCAAGATAGAGGGGAGAAAACATAACGGCGGAGTGCTCTCTCGACCCTTAAGGAAAAACCGCTTTGAAAAAATGGGATATCCTGAAGCCGTTTATCTTTATTTTCAGCTCCAATGCAAGAAAATTTATACGATTGAAACTCCCTCAGAATGGGACATTGAGAAAAGAATACAAGCTCATTTTACAGCCATTAATACCGCTCTTTCCTTGCTTTCAAGGGAAAAACAGTTATTTTTGGAGAACGCTTCTACGGATTCTCCAAAGAATACCATTCAAGATTAA
- a CDS encoding lysophospholipid acyltransferase family protein: MNQEARDGFFFFSGIICKRILNISSKIHIYGLERIPSSGGCLLVSNHISHFDPIILGMHAPRPIDYVADGKLFNDLVLSQILTNLNVIPVDRERMDPKAAKAIVSRLKAGRLVGLFPERGIRHGKNSILLGAKLSFSPATLSQLSQCPILPVVIIGSDLLYQPKTWFYRPRIFVKFGELIFPEKGEKRAELTQKIHDSLLMLFWQLVKQHNIEPFEWPCSAQQRWKEKIPRPR, translated from the coding sequence ATGAATCAAGAAGCGCGAGACGGTTTTTTTTTCTTTTCTGGAATCATTTGCAAGAGGATTCTTAACATTTCCTCTAAAATACATATTTATGGTTTAGAAAGGATACCTTCGAGCGGGGGCTGTCTACTGGTTTCCAATCACATTAGCCATTTTGATCCTATTATTTTGGGGATGCATGCTCCCCGCCCCATTGATTACGTGGCTGATGGTAAGCTTTTTAACGATCTTGTTCTTTCCCAGATTTTAACCAATCTTAATGTCATTCCGGTGGATAGGGAGCGGATGGACCCTAAGGCTGCGAAGGCCATCGTCAGTAGGCTCAAAGCGGGAAGGCTTGTGGGACTGTTCCCGGAACGAGGGATTAGACATGGAAAGAATTCTATTTTGCTTGGGGCAAAATTGTCTTTTAGTCCGGCTACTTTATCTCAACTTTCTCAATGCCCAATCCTGCCGGTGGTCATCATAGGTTCCGACCTTTTGTATCAACCTAAAACTTGGTTTTATAGACCGAGAATATTTGTAAAATTTGGAGAATTGATTTTCCCCGAAAAAGGGGAAAAAAGGGCCGAGTTGACGCAAAAAATCCATGATAGCCTCCTTATGCTCTTTTGGCAGCTTGTTAAACAGCACAACATTGAGCCTTTTGAATGGCCTTGTTCAGCCCAGCAGAGATGGAAAGAAAAAATTCCCCGCCCCAGGTAG
- the aat gene encoding leucyl/phenylalanyl-tRNA--protein transferase, giving the protein MAAVILNLFRIQFPDVTKADPDGLVAVGGDLSISRLLAGYRSGIFPWTDRPLTWWSPDPRAIFEIETFKPPRRLAQKIRQGKFQFTINQCFSEVIKNCAKPAPGREHTWISPRFIKAYTELHRYGYAHSVEVWAKGMLVGGLYGVAIGGFFAGESMFHRITDASKAALAFTVAHLKERGFVLFDTQVATPVTRLMGAVDIPRSEYLRRLALALTLSVRFV; this is encoded by the coding sequence GTGGCTGCCGTGATTCTTAATTTATTTCGGATACAGTTTCCCGATGTGACAAAGGCCGATCCTGACGGCTTGGTTGCTGTCGGTGGGGATTTGTCTATTTCCAGGCTTCTTGCAGGTTATCGATCCGGAATATTTCCTTGGACGGATCGACCGTTGACGTGGTGGTCACCGGACCCCAGGGCGATTTTCGAAATAGAGACTTTTAAGCCTCCCAGGCGGCTTGCTCAAAAAATTAGGCAGGGGAAGTTCCAGTTTACAATTAACCAGTGTTTTAGTGAAGTAATCAAAAATTGTGCTAAACCGGCACCTGGCAGAGAACACACCTGGATCAGCCCCAGGTTTATAAAAGCCTATACCGAGCTTCATCGTTACGGTTATGCCCACAGCGTGGAAGTATGGGCCAAGGGGATGTTGGTTGGCGGATTATATGGAGTTGCTATCGGCGGTTTTTTTGCCGGTGAATCGATGTTTCATCGGATAACCGATGCTTCGAAGGCGGCTTTGGCTTTTACCGTTGCTCATTTGAAGGAAAGGGGTTTTGTCCTTTTTGACACCCAGGTCGCCACACCCGTTACGCGCTTAATGGGAGCCGTGGATATACCGCGCAGCGAATATCTCCGGAGATTAGCCCTAGCCTTGACGCTTTCGGTGCGTTTTGTTTGA
- a CDS encoding CinA family nicotinamide mononucleotide deamidase-related protein, which translates to MRVELINTGTEIIRGDRSNTHLPFLAHELFFLGEKFTLQIAAADSKDLVEIIRRSFYRSALTIVTGGLGPTSDDVTKEAVSEALGIPLIGNQELSRKIKSFYDAAGITVPDWAIQKQSLCLENALLLDNEYGSACGSIIEKGGRFLIMLPGPPHELEPMWKKHVVPWWRSRFDLKKAYRLIGKVVGIAESLIQEKVEEKLKKIGVDEIGYCESPGEVSIRLSFQEQEKATKIMQLLTETFGSDLYALEDKELEEVVIENAVAKKLKIATAESCTGGLISNRLTNVPGSSAAFTYGWVTYSNEAKVSQLKVNKSLLDSVGAVSKEVAEAMAQGALETSGADIALAVTGIAGPQGGSPEKPVGLVWIAISRKGMVPVAYKRFFPSDRITFKRLVSQFGIDLLRRIILDKDLPKC; encoded by the coding sequence ATGAGAGTGGAATTGATTAATACGGGTACGGAAATCATCCGGGGTGATAGGAGCAATACCCATTTGCCGTTTTTGGCCCATGAACTGTTTTTTCTCGGTGAAAAGTTTACTTTACAAATTGCCGCTGCGGACAGCAAAGACCTGGTGGAAATCATAAGGCGGTCCTTTTATCGTTCAGCTCTCACCATCGTTACGGGAGGATTGGGTCCTACTTCTGACGATGTTACCAAAGAGGCGGTATCCGAAGCTCTAGGCATTCCATTAATAGGTAATCAAGAGCTATCAAGAAAGATCAAGTCTTTTTACGATGCGGCGGGAATAACCGTCCCGGACTGGGCCATCCAGAAACAGTCTCTTTGCCTTGAAAATGCACTTCTCTTGGATAATGAGTATGGTAGCGCCTGTGGGTCAATAATTGAAAAGGGAGGCCGTTTCCTCATCATGCTTCCTGGCCCTCCCCATGAGCTGGAACCGATGTGGAAAAAGCATGTTGTTCCTTGGTGGCGTTCCCGTTTTGACCTTAAAAAGGCTTACCGGCTTATCGGTAAGGTCGTCGGGATAGCCGAATCCTTGATCCAGGAAAAAGTAGAAGAAAAACTCAAAAAAATAGGTGTTGATGAGATAGGCTATTGTGAGAGTCCGGGAGAAGTCTCGATTCGTTTGTCGTTCCAGGAGCAAGAGAAGGCGACAAAAATCATGCAACTTTTGACCGAAACATTCGGTAGCGATTTATATGCCTTGGAAGATAAAGAGCTAGAAGAAGTGGTCATAGAAAATGCCGTGGCAAAAAAATTAAAGATAGCTACGGCTGAATCTTGCACTGGAGGCTTGATAAGCAACAGGCTTACCAATGTTCCCGGCAGTTCAGCCGCTTTTACTTATGGATGGGTTACGTATTCCAACGAGGCAAAAGTAAGCCAATTGAAAGTGAATAAATCTTTGCTTGATTCTGTTGGAGCCGTGAGTAAGGAGGTTGCTGAAGCCATGGCCCAGGGAGCCTTGGAAACAAGTGGAGCGGATATTGCTCTTGCCGTGACGGGTATTGCCGGTCCCCAAGGGGGAAGCCCCGAAAAACCCGTAGGGCTGGTATGGATAGCCATAAGTAGGAAGGGAATGGTCCCCGTGGCTTATAAACGGTTTTTCCCTTCCGATAGAATTACCTTTAAACGATTGGTTTCTCAATTCGGTATAGACCTATTAAGGAGGATAATACTCGACAAAGATTTGCCTAAATGTTAA